In one window of Henckelia pumila isolate YLH828 chromosome 1, ASM3356847v2, whole genome shotgun sequence DNA:
- the LOC140874223 gene encoding uncharacterized protein, whose translation MVLLQLKDTAKCSWEAMRTSLVEAEYAPPSFVAEKTSEFFNLVQGDLSATEYARKLFSLFTYVPHIAAKYGAKLGKFMDGLNQNLYSLVLASNPVDYADAVDKAIRHEAGFRRGQPQYTMQVPTGTAQFPANSSVAPQQSFQQPRPQRFKPNRKQFKKKSFSTFSSSGSSSGGGSSWVPRESCNRCGGKHPSDQCIGVQGVCRICGQPGNYAKFASQPIFSQPRGPSQQQFPRPEHARVHALTHDQAQDAPGGVIEDTGASHSFLSAAFIVEHEIATTLLIDPMSVSTPASVYLRLREIVINCVICFDESIMITNLINLSMSDFDCIIGMDTLTNYRATVDCFHGVVRFRPYVGDKWNFYGDDSRSRIPLVSSMQMFGLLSTGNEGYLIYAVDATQDKGLNVSDIPVVEEFPDVFSEEIPGFSPQREIDFRIDLMPRANPVSKEPY comes from the exons ATGGTGTTACTACAATTGAAAGATACCGCTAAATGTTCGTGGGAGGCTATGCGAACAAGTTTGGTTGAGGCTG AATATGCTCCACCTTCTTTTGTGGCCGAGAAAACATCTGAGTTTTTCAATCTGGTTCAAGGTGATTTGAGTGCTACAGAGTATGCCAGAAAGCTGTTTTCATTGTTTACTTATGTGCCACACATTGCTGCCAAATATGGAGCTAAACTCGGGAAATTTATGGACGGACTGAATCAGAATCTGTACTCTTTGGTCTTGGCCAGCAACCCAGTCGATTATGCTGATGCGGTTGACAAAGCCATTAGACATGAAGCAGGGTTTAGAAGGGGTCAACCACAGTATACAATGCAAGTACCCACTGGAACTGCACAATTTCCAGCAAACTCATCTGTTGCACCCCAGCAGTCATTTCAGCAACCTAGGCCGCAAAGATTTAAGCCCAACAGGAAGCAATTCAAGAAGAAGTCATTTAGCACTTTCTCTAGTTCTGGTAGTTCTAGTGGTGGGGGATCTTCATGGGTTCCTAGAGAGTCTTGCAATAGGTGTGGAGGCAAACATCCTTCTGATCAGTGCATAGGAGTTCAGGGAGTTTGTCGTATATGTGGCCAACCAGGAAATTATGCAAAG TTTGCATCGCAACCTATTTTCTCCCAACCGAGAGGTCCTTCTCAGCAGCAGTTCCCAAGACCTGAGCATGCTAGAGTTCATGCTTTGACTCACGACCAGGCTCAGGATGCACCTGGAGGGGTTATTGAAG ACACaggagcatctcattcatttCTATCTGCTGCATTTATTGTTGAGCATGAGATTGCTACTACCTTGTTGATAGATCCAATGTCTGTGTCTACCCCTGCCAGTGTGTATTTGAGATTGCGTGAGATAGTGATAAACTGTGTAATCTGTTTCGATGAAAGTATTATGATAACCAACTTGATTAATTTGTCTATGtctgactttgattgtattatcggaATGGATACTTTGACCAACTACCGAGCTACTGTTGACTGTTTTCATGGAGTAGTGAGATTCCGACCGTATGTTGGTGATAAATGGAATTTTTATGGTGATGATTCTCGATCCCGTATTCCTTTAGTGTCATCCATGCAGATGTTTGGGTTATTGTCGACTGGGAATGAAGGGTATTTGATCTATGCAGTCGATGCTACACAAGATAAGGGATTAAATGTTTCAGATATTCCAGTGGTTGAGGAATTTCCTGACGTATTTTCCGAAGAGATTCCAGGCTTTTCGCCTCAAAGGGAAATAGATTTTAGGATCGATTTGATGCCAAGAGCAAATCCAGTTTCCAAAGAACCTTATTGA